A genome region from Arachis duranensis cultivar V14167 chromosome 6, aradu.V14167.gnm2.J7QH, whole genome shotgun sequence includes the following:
- the LOC107493871 gene encoding uncharacterized protein LOC107493871 yields the protein MPLYAKFLKELKTRKKNWGEKETVVLIEECSAIIQKKLPQKLKDPGSFQIPCVIEDMNIEKALCDLGASINLMSLAMMKRMRIEEAKPTRMALQLADRTFKFPHSVVEDLLVKVEEFIFPANFSVLDMEEEANTSIILGKSFLATAGP from the coding sequence ATGCCGCTCTATGCTAAGTTCTTAAAGGAACTCAAGACAAGGAAGAAAAACTGGGGTGAGAAAGAAACAGTGGTACTTATTGAAGAGTGTAGTGCTATAATACAAAAGAAGCTTCCCCAGAAATTGAAAGACCCTGGGAGTTTCCAAATCCCCTGTGTCATTGAAGATATGAATATTGAGAAGGCACTATGTGATCTCGGAGCCAGCATAAACCTCATGTCTTTGGCCATGATGAAAAGAATGAGAATAGAAGAGGCCAAGCCAACAAGGATGGCACTTCAATTGGCTGACAGAACCTTTAAATTTCCCCATAGTGTGGTGGAAGATTTATTGGTGAAAGTAGAAGAGTTCATCTTCCCAGCTAATTTTTCTGTGCTTGATATGGAAGAAGAAGCCAACACATCAATTATCCTAGGAAAGTCATTCCTAGCTACTGCTGGGCCAtaa